A region of the Dermacentor albipictus isolate Rhodes 1998 colony chromosome 4, USDA_Dalb.pri_finalv2, whole genome shotgun sequence genome:
aaaaagtaaaggacttaacggacaaccctgtcgaacggaagagagtacttgtatgcgttgtgagagttcaccattaacaattaaattggtacatgaactttgatatgccattttgatgcctttaCATATGACGGAACCAAGTCCTACATGattaattaataaaaagagaacactatgcggtaccatgtcaaaagccttagctagatctatttgcagtatcgctaccttgaggagagcgctatcgcaatattctaaaatgcttctggctgtatgaatatttgtaaatattttcctgcccctgatgccgcatgtctgatgcggTCCAACTAACTTCCGTATAACTCCCTGCAGCCTTGCTGCAAGAACTTTCATGAAAACCTTGTAGTCTACATTTGTCAACGTGATTGGCCTGTATCCTGTTATTTTCAGTAACGTATTTCTATCTTTGCCTTTTGGGATTAGTACCGTGTGCGCACGATTGAACGATGGAGGTAAAGACCCCCGCTCGAGTGCCTCTGAAAATACTTCATGCAATGCTATTGCCATATCCGTCTTGAACGCCTTGTAAAATGTCGCACTAATCCCATCCGGATCGGGAGATTTGCCCGAGCCTAGTTCCTCAATAGCCCTCTCAATCTCTTCTATACTAATATTCATTTCTAATAAATTCGTTTCCTCTTTGCCTAGCTTCGGCATTTCTGCCAAGAAGTCATCCTCGTAGCCCGGCACCTTTGGCTCATGACAAGCGAACAATTCTCTATAGTAACTTTCAAATGCCATCATGATAACTTTCTGTTCTTTGGATATATTATCATTATATTCTATTTCCAATATTTCATTTCCTCGAGCGTACGCCTTTTCATCTGATAAAGCTCGCTTTGTTGGTACTTCCCCCGCGAGATATTTTTCAGCACGTGCACGTATAACTGCACCTCTGTATTTATCCTCCTCTaagctttctagttttcttttaatgtctTGCAGTTCTTGCGTCAGCAAACCCGGATTAGCTGTTTTGATTCGCACTAAGTCCTCTAGCTCCTGCCGCAGACCTTGTTCCTGTTTTTGAGCTTGATATTTTATATGCCCACCTCTTTCTATAGCGTTCAATTTTACCCTTTGTTTAAATAACTCCCATTTCTCTGCGGCACTGCGTAGTGTGTCATTAAAAAActgctctatttctttttttgttttatctatgaacacgtcatccttgataagcttggcgttcaatttccacCTTTCCCATTCaagtttccttttttgcttttggccGATCTCGAAGGTCACTAAACAATGGTCACTGAAAGAAACGGTATCAACCTCGTAGTTCTGACAAAAAGGTGAAATCTCCGAACACACATACACTCGATCTAGTCGTGCATGGCTGGTGCCTTGAAAGTGTGTAAAGTGCTGGCGACTTCCACCTCTTGCAAACTGTGCCACATCATTTAAAGAGAATTTGCTCACGCATTCTTTAAGATACACAGCACTTTCATCATTTACACGAGCAGTGGTTGAACGGTCTTCCTGATTAAGGACACAATTGTAGTCACCCAACACGATTAAGCACCTCTCACAATCAAAATACATACTCAATTCGCGAAAGAACAGACATCTCTCATGCGGCTTTGTAGGTGCATAGACACAAATAAATCTAAATTTCGCTTCCCCGTAAGAAAGATCGCACAAAACAAAACGTCCTTGCAAGCAACTTGTAACCGTTTCAACGACAATGCCAATTGAATTTTTAACAAACAATACACACCCGGCTGATGTTCCCACCGCATGGCTCACGCATACATTGTACCtaaaagaaaattttgctaccAAGCGTTCGGTCGCTTCCTCTGTGCTAACCTTAGTCTCCTGGACCGCAAGCAAATCCAGGTCTCTTTCTTGCATTATGCGTTTGACCTGATATTGCTTGCGACTGGCCCCTAGACCCCGTACATTGAGCGTACCGATGCGTAATGGTGCAGGTATACTAATCATGGTGATTGTAAGCGCGAACCACCAGTACAACGCTTACCGTGGTTCTACCCTGCAGTGGGAATACCGGGGTATTACTTCTCGCGTTCCTGACCCCGAACCGGCGACGAAGACGCCGACCGGACTTCGGGGACATATTTTTTACCCTTGGCGCCAGCAACGCGATGCCACTGACGCTCCAGGCGTTTAACCTTGCGTTCGGTGCTGTCCTCCGTCAACTTCGGGATTCCTGTTCTGGGACGCTTCCCGCGTGCCGCGGTCGCCCCCGTAGCGTCTGCTTGGTCTTCGGCCGTAGTGATCTCGGTGCTGTCGCTCATGTCTTCCTCTTCACTTGCTTGACTTAAGGGCAGTGGCTCTTGCGTGTCGCCTATTTCGGCACGTTCCTCAGTTGCGTTCCTCAAATCGCGGCTCTCAGGTGTCGTCCCTTCGGCTTTCTCGGCGTCCGTCTCCCGGGCCTTGTCTTCGCGTTCCTTGGTGTTGCTGTTCGGGGCAGACTCTTCGGTCTCCTCCGCGTCCATTACATTCTCTTGGTCTTGTTCTGTAGGGAGAACCGTTTTGGTTACTCTAGCGTAGCTCCTTGCACAATCATTGGCTTCGTGTCCGAACGCCCGGCACACACCACAACGTGGCGTCTGGCAGTCCCGTCGAATGTGTCCTTGCCTGCGGCACCTCAAACATAGCGGGGACCGGCCCGGCGCCACAAGAAGTACAGTGCCACTTCCTAACTTGAACAGATGAGGCAGGTCATCAAGCTCAACACCTTCCTTAAGTCTCATTCGCACGACTCTCGTC
Encoded here:
- the LOC139059196 gene encoding uncharacterized protein → MARSMRGSLAAAVGRGDRFSSAPSDYRMLLPTLPSGESMQQCVFLHGDLARRPYRLEDFREPLEEAGIIKNITGIGAYQMNHVWLVKLRSKVDKDVLVKKGGLQVKGGFCAVIDPVQQDVTVKVHWVDFAVQSESFRQALSSFGDVLDVSNDNWSVTGFEHATSTTRVVRMRLKEGVELDDLPHLFKLGSGTVLLVAPGRSPLCLRCRRQGHIRRDCQTPRCGVCRAFGHEANDCARSYARVTKTVLPTEQDQENVMDAEETEESAPNSNTKEREDKARETDAEKAEGTTPESRDLRNATEERAEIGDTQEPLPLSQASEEEDMSDSTEITTAEDQADATGATAARGKRPRTGIPKLTEDSTERKVKRLERQWHRVAGAKGKKYVPEVRSASSSPVRGQEREK